A window of the Streptomyces sp. JB150 genome harbors these coding sequences:
- a CDS encoding dipeptide ABC transporter ATP-binding protein, whose amino-acid sequence MSDEKAVTIPAQSASGGEADGDVLLKVTGLQKHFPIKKGLLKRQVGAVHAVDGIDFEVRRGETLGVVGESGCGKSTMGRLITRLLEPTGGTVEFEGKDITHLGVAGMRPLRRDVQMIFQDPYSSLNPRHTIGTIIGAPFRLQGVEPEGGIKKEVQRLLSVVGLNPEHYNRYPHEFSGGQRQRIGIARALALNPKLVVADEPVSALDVSIQAQVVNLLDDLQQELGLTYVIIAHDLSVVRHVSDRIAVMYLGKIVELADRDLLYKTPMHPYTKALMSAVPIPDPKRKNAKSERILLKGDVPSPISPPSGCRFHTRCWKATEICKTTEPPLLELRPGQRVACHHPENFEDQAPQDTVLLSAAKEAGELVPDAVLEESAETSAAVKKAVAKDAGKAVEKDVAKASDDGASTEEK is encoded by the coding sequence GTGAGCGACGAGAAAGCAGTGACGATCCCCGCGCAGAGCGCGTCCGGCGGGGAGGCCGACGGTGACGTGCTGCTCAAGGTCACCGGCCTGCAGAAGCACTTCCCGATCAAGAAGGGGCTGCTGAAGCGGCAGGTCGGCGCGGTCCACGCGGTCGACGGCATCGACTTCGAGGTGCGCCGGGGCGAGACCCTGGGCGTCGTCGGCGAGTCCGGCTGCGGCAAGTCGACGATGGGCCGGCTGATCACCCGGCTGCTGGAGCCGACCGGCGGCACGGTCGAGTTCGAGGGCAAGGACATCACGCACCTCGGGGTGGCGGGCATGCGTCCGCTGCGCCGCGATGTGCAGATGATCTTCCAGGACCCGTACTCGTCGCTGAACCCGCGCCACACCATCGGCACGATCATCGGCGCCCCCTTCCGGCTCCAGGGCGTCGAGCCCGAGGGCGGCATCAAGAAGGAGGTGCAGCGGCTGCTGTCGGTGGTCGGGCTCAACCCCGAGCACTACAACCGCTACCCGCACGAGTTCTCCGGCGGTCAGCGCCAGCGCATCGGCATCGCCCGCGCGCTCGCGCTGAACCCGAAGCTGGTCGTGGCCGACGAGCCGGTCTCCGCGCTGGACGTGTCGATCCAGGCGCAGGTGGTGAACCTGCTGGACGACCTCCAGCAGGAGCTGGGCCTGACGTACGTGATCATCGCGCACGACCTCTCGGTGGTCCGGCACGTCTCGGACCGGATAGCGGTGATGTACCTCGGCAAGATCGTGGAGCTGGCCGACCGTGACCTGCTCTACAAGACGCCGATGCACCCGTACACCAAGGCGCTGATGTCAGCGGTGCCGATCCCGGACCCGAAGCGCAAGAACGCCAAGAGCGAGCGGATCCTGCTCAAGGGCGACGTGCCCTCGCCGATCTCCCCGCCGAGCGGCTGCCGGTTCCACACCCGGTGCTGGAAGGCGACGGAGATCTGCAAGACGACCGAGCCGCCGCTGCTGGAGCTGCGCCCCGGCCAGCGGGTCGCCTGCCACCACCCGGAGAACTTCGAGGACCAGGCCCCGCAGGACACGGTCCTGCTGAGCGCCGCCAAGGAGGCGGGCGAGCTGGTGCCGGACGCGGTGCTGGAGGAGTCGGCGGAGACGTCGGCGGCGGTGAAGAAGGCCGTTGCGAAGGACGCCGGGAAGGCCGTCGAGAAGGACGTCGCGAAGGCGTCCGACGACGGGGCCTCCACCGAAGAGAAGTAA